The segment GTTTTTCTTCAATAGAATCTAACATAAAGGTTGCACAGTTGCCAGGAAACTTACCATACCTTAGAACCACAAGAGGATCTATCTCGAGAATATTGTATATCTCACAATGCCAGGAAGTTTTAAGATTAGCATTTAGAACCACCAAACTATATCACTTTGTCTGCAAGAGATTGATACATAATACTCGGACCATCAGTTTTTAACCTTTTGTCACCATAGACAAATGTTCTGAATGTCTTACAATGGACAGAAGTGTATACTCATATAATATTGACAGAATATGAAGCCTACTTTAAAATGCTGCGCATAGCACAAGTGCGTAAGACCCAATCAGCTTGAAAGCAGTTGAGAAGAACTCACATAGATAAACATAAACAAGAACAAGAATATATGTGACTTCATTGGAATATGTGATGCTCATAATTCTTATAAAGGAACAAATGATTTTCAGAATGGCGATACATAATTAAAATCTTCATTGGCTTGTTAAAGTGATCGTGCAAGCTTCTTGCACTTTCTCAATCAAATAAAGATCCATTGTCTTCTACAATACTATGAATATATGTTGCCAAATTAAATGCTTAAAAGTTCTACTTAAAAAGTTTTCAGACGCACTGCTTGTCTAATTGTTAAAGAAACATGACAGTCATACGTaagtttatgaaaaataaatgaaCCTGCAACAAGGCAAGCCCTTCACGTTCTTTATAGAATCCTGAATTAGGAGGCAGCCTTTTTGCAGCCTGCAGTAAAAATTTCATGCAGTTCGGGCACTTTCTCTTTGTGGCAGAGAAtgaatttctcaaaaaaatcctTCTCTGAGACACACATGATCCCGTACAGTTGGCATTTCATAGCGTGCAAGCCTTTTGACTTCAAAATCTCCATGGCTCGGTACCTAGGAACCAATCTCTTATCCAAGCTATACATCAGAAGCACTGGGTAGCGAGCGACATAGGAGGGCGTGCACCCAGCTTCCTTCACCAAAAATTCCATCTTTCTCTGCATCACCTTCTTGGATACAGTCAAGATGACAGGCGCCTTAGAGAATGCCGTCAGGAACTCTGACTCCGACCACCCAAAGCTCCTCATGAGCTCCATCTTGGCCGCGAATCTAGCTTTGCTGAATGTGTGGAGTGTTTGAAGGACCCAGGCGAACATCCCCGAATGGGGTCGTACGCCCAGCTCCTCGACGCGACCGACTAAATGCCGGAGTGAATCTGGCCTCCGGACAATGAGTGATGGGTGTCGCTTCATCATAAGAGAGATTCCCATGTCTGGAATGCCGTAGTCCCGCAGGAGTGAGAGGTTGGGAAGGATcttcttctcgatgctgcaaccCAGAAACCAATTCTTCCTCTTGAGAAATTTCTTCAGGAGCTCCATGGAGCCGAAAAGATTCCTCCAAAGCTCAATCCTAGGAAGGAGGGTGCGGTGTAACCTAAAGTTGAGGACGGAAGGATTGGAGAGGACGAGGGGGGGGAGATCGGACCGTGAGAAGCCGAGATCTCGTAAAGCTCTGAACTTTGGGGCCAGGGTCTTCTCCACGTCGAAGCCGAGACATCTGGGATGACGAGATACGATCTTTTTTATGTCGGCGTCGTCAAAACCCTCGCTTTTGAAGAAACCAAGGACGGAGTTCGGCCGTTGAGGGGATTCGATGCGACGGAGGTGCTTGGAGGCCTTGGCAGCCTCGGACGGGGAGAGGCCACAGGACGTGATGAGGTACTCCAACATGAACTGGGGTCCGGGAGATGAGCCCTTAACGGCAGCGGCGGCGGTGGCGGTGGtgacggaggaggaggagaaggagagaagaactcCGAGGCGGCGGCGGTGGAGGTAGGCGAGGAGGGTTTTGGAGCCTTGACGGCGGAGGTGAGAGGACGAGAGCTCGGAAAGCAGCATCGGGCCGTCTCCGGGAGGAAGGAACCGTCAGACCGGTTCGCAAGGGAGCGCGCTCTCGAACGATGGATTAAAGACCGGACCGGTCCAACAACCAGGTAACGTTCCAACAAGTTCGTAAGGTgaatcttatattttattatatatatcaaAACTATGTACCGCATATAAATCTCCATccactatatattttaattttctaaaataataattattaatttcaCTAATATTCGACTgaagataaataaataatgagattAATATCATCGTTAAAGGCCTTGATGATCAAAAAGTAAAGAGGGTGAGACTTTGGAGATGAAGATTTCTTCTCAAAtattctaataaaaaattattaacagaataaatattttatatattaataaaatatatattatttttaaataattatattattaataaaaagtatTTGAAAGAAGgtatattttctaaataaaaaaaaggtgGGGTTGGCAAAACCTTCCTTCACCATATCTATAAATAAGTATTCGCACATCAAAAGATTTCTAAAAGGTAATTCTTTTTAGTataataggaaaaaaaaatatttcgccTTAGGATCTTGCAAGTCTCCAAGCATTTCTGTGATTAGTTTTACTAAAATCTTAATATACTaacattaataatattaataataactataatatttaaataaaaaaatatattttagaaaaataatatttttatcgataACCTTTTAGAATAATAGTAATGTTTAAGAATATATCAATGTTTTttaataaatctaataaaaaaatatttattaataaaataaatattttatctattaataaatatatattattttaaaaatattatgcgGTGCAGAGCCTCTATGCATATAATCTCCATCAACCATGTCTTAGTCTTCTAAAGTGATGCTTATTAACTCCATTAATATATGATGGAAGGAAAACAAATGATGGTATTAATATTGTTAAAAGATCACCAAAGACCTCAGTGATAAAAAAAGGGAAGGCAAGTGAAACTTTTAAAATGAAAACTTCTTTTCCAActttctaataaaaaatattaataaaataaatatttttatatagtaataaaatatattatttttaaataattatataattaataaaaaaatatttagaggcaatatattttctaaataaaagtGATGGTGTTAGCAAAGCCTTTTTCTACCATATCTAGGAATAAGTATTCATACATGAAAGgatttttgaaagatatttttttatt is part of the Elaeis guineensis isolate ETL-2024a chromosome 15, EG11, whole genome shotgun sequence genome and harbors:
- the LOC105058210 gene encoding uncharacterized protein, with product MLLSELSSSHLRRQGSKTLLAYLHRRRLGVLLSFSSSSVTTATAAAAVKGSSPGPQFMLEYLITSCGLSPSEAAKASKHLRRIESPQRPNSVLGFFKSEGFDDADIKKIVSRHPRCLGFDVEKTLAPKFRALRDLGFSRSDLPPLVLSNPSVLNFRLHRTLLPRIELWRNLFGSMELLKKFLKRKNWFLGCSIEKKILPNLSLLRDYGIPDMGISLMMKRHPSLIVRRPDSLRHLVGRVEELGVRPHSGMFAWVLQTLHTFSKARFAAKMELMRSFGWSESEFLTAFSKAPVILTVSKKVMQRKMEFLVKEAGCTPSYVARYPVLLMYSLDKRLVPRYRAMEILKSKGLHAMKCQLYGIMCVSEKDFFEKFILCHKEKVPELHEIFTAGCKKAAS